In Acipenser ruthenus chromosome 6, fAciRut3.2 maternal haplotype, whole genome shotgun sequence, the following proteins share a genomic window:
- the LOC117410375 gene encoding protein transport protein Sec23A produces the protein MATYQEFIQQNEDRDGVRFSWNVWPSSRLEATRMVVPLSCLFTPMKERPDLPPVQYEPVLCSRPTCKAVLNPLCQVDYRAKLWACNFCFQRNQFPPAYAGISEGNQPAELMPQFSTIEYIVQRGPQTPLIFLYVVDICLEEEDLQALKESLQMSLSLLPPNALVGLITFGRMVQVHELSCEGISKSYVFRGTKDLSAKQIQEMLGLTKPAAPVQQGRPAQPQDRSISSRFLQPVHKIDMNLTDLLGELQRDPWPVPQGKRPLRSTGIALSIAVGLLEGTLPNTGARIMLFTGGPPTQGPGMVVGDELKTPIRSWHDIEKDNAKHLKKATKYYEALASRSAVNGHCIDIYACALDQTGLLEMKCCSNLTGGHIVMGDSFNTSLFKQTFQRVFTKDYNGEFRMAFGGELEVKTSRELKISGAIGPCVSLNAKGPCVSETELGLGGTSQWKICGINQFTTLGMYFEVVNQHNAPVPQGGRGAIQFITQYQHSSTQKRIRVTTVARNWADAQSQIQHIEAAFDQEAAAVLMARLGVFRAESEEGPDVLRWLDRQLIRLCQKFGQFHKDDPNSFRLSESFSLYPQFMFHLRRSPFLQVFNNSPDESSYYRHHFVRQDLTQSLIMIQPILYSYSFYGPPEPVLLDSSSILPDRILLMDTFFQLVIYHGETIAQWRKAGYQEMAEYENFKQLLQAPLDDAQEILQTRFPMPRYVDTEHGGSQARFLLSKVNPSQTHNNLYAWGQETGAPILTDDVSLQVFMDHLKKLAVSSAS, from the exons ATGGCGACGTACCAGGAGTTTATCCAGCAGAACGAGGACAGGGATGGCGTGCGGTTCAGCTGGAACGTGTGGCCCTCGAGTCGACTGGAGGCCACCAGGATGGTGGTGCCCCTCTCCTGCCTTTTCACACCCATGAAGGAGCGTCCAGACCTCCCTCCAGTCCAGTACGAGCCTGTGCTTTGCAGCAGACCCACCTGCAAGGCAGTCCTCAACCCACTCTG CCAAGTTGACTACAGAGCCAAATTATGGGCATGTAACTTTTGTTTCCAGAGAAATcag tttcccCCTGCATATGCCGGGATATCAGAAGGCAACCAGCCAGCAGAATTAATGCCACAGTTTTCTACCATTGAATACATTGTACAg CGTGGCCCCCAGACACCTCTGATCTTCCTTTATGTTGTGGACATATGCTTGGAAGAGGAGGACCTTCAGGCTTTGAAGGAGTCCTTACAGATGTCTCTGAGTCTCTTGCCTCCCAATGCCCTGGTTGGCCTGATTACTTTTGGCAGAATGGTGCAGGTCCACGAGCTGAGCTGCGAGGGTATCTCCAAGAGCTATGTGTTCAGAGGAACCAAGGACCTGTCAGCAAAACAGATACAG gaAATGTTGGGTCTCACTAAACCAGCAGCACCAGTTCAGCAAGGAAGACCTGCACAGCCTCAGGATCGATCCATCTCCAGCAG GTTTTTGCAGCCTGTGCATAAGATCGACATGAATTTGACAGACCTCCTTGGTGAGCTTCAGAGGGACCCATGGCCTGTGCCGCAGGGAAAACGGCCCCTGCGATCTACTGGCATTGCCTTGTCTATTGCTGTGGGCCTGCTTGAG GGTACTCTCCCGAACACAGGAGCTCGTATAATGCTCTTCACTGGTGGCCCTCCCACCCAAGGCCCTGGCATGGTGGTTGGAGACGAGCTGAAGACCCCGATCCGCTCCTGGCACGACATTGAGAAGGATAATGCCAAACATCTGAAAAAGGCCACAAAG tACTATGAAGCTTTGGCCAGCCGTTCAGCAGTGAATGGCCACTGTATCGATATATATGCCTGTGCTTTGGATCAGACTGGGCTATTGGAGATGAAGTGCTGCTCCAATCTTACAGG GGGTCACATTGTGATGGGTGATTCCTTCAATACATCCCTCTTCAAGCAGACATTCCAGAGGGTTTTCACTAAAGATTACAATGGTGAATTCCGAATGGCTTTTGGAGGAGAATTAGAGGTTAAG ACTTCAAGGGAACTGAAGATTTCTGGAGCAATTGGTCCATGTGTCTCTCTAAATGCAAAGGGGCCATGTGTGTCTGAAACC GAACTGGGTTTGGGAGGCACGAGTCAGTGGAAGATCTGCGGCATCAATCAGTTCACGACACTGGGAATGTATTTTGAAGTTGTAAATCAG cACAATGCACCAGTCCCTCAAGGTGGCAGAGGAGCCATTCAGTTCATCACACAGTACCAGCATTCCAGCACACAGAAGAGAATCCGAGTTACGACAGTAGCTAGAAA CTGGGCAGATGCACAGTCCCAGATTCAGCATATCGAAGCTGCGTTTGATCAGGAGGCGGCAGCAGTGCTGATGGCACGCCTGGGAGTTTTCAGAGCAGAGTCTGAAGAGGGTCCTGATGTTCTTAGATGGCTCGACAGGCAGTTAATCAGACTG TGTCAGAAGTTCGGACAGTTCCATAAAGACGACCCCAACTCCTTCAGGCTGTCGGAGTCCTTTTCCCTCTATCCACAG TTTATGTTCCACTTGCGGAGGTCACCCTTCCTTCAGGTGTTCAACAACAGCCCTGATGAGTCTTCATATTACCGGCATCACTTTGTGCGACAGGACCTGACTCAATCACTGATCATGATCCAGCCTATCCTTTATTCCTACTCCTTCTACGGGCCACCTGAG CCTGTGCTCCTCGACAGCAGCAGCATCCTACCAGACAGAATCCTTCTTATGGACACCTTCTTCCAGCTTGTCATCTACCATGGAGAG ACTATTGCACAGTGGCGTAAAGCAGGCTACCAGGAGATGGCAGAGTATGAAAacttcaagcagcttcttcagGCCCCGCTGGATGACGCTCAGGAAATCCTTCAGACACGCTTCCCCATGCCTCGATACGTTGATACAGAACACGGTGGCAGCCAG GCTCGATTCCTTCTTTCCAAAGTGAACCCGTCACAGACTCATAACAATCTCTACGCATGGGGACAg GAAACGGGAGCCCCGATCCTAACAGACGATGTCAGCTTGCAAGTGTTCATGGAtcatttgaagaaactggcagtATCCAGTGCATCATGA